The following coding sequences are from one Leishmania braziliensis MHOM/BR/75/M2904 complete genome, chromosome 36 window:
- a CDS encoding golgi SNARE protein-like protein gives MDPEARQAATWERLRNEARQTDQLIDQQLRKLEVVALFDDEKIIGSAAASPFTNNDPDTSCSATPAVPVLSSSALHSGGFSPPPASTMLFEDVESQYRGAERDIDESLRRLEQTVLSMEDACRELGPTSTAARHTERFRGVLAEKQQTRRRLTAEFRQRKDRYELAASWRAGDTRRRIAPGDDAASGGVRILIDEQASIQHTLSRVKGLLEQAEDTRDRLRTQRERFNEIGDKLLHIAERIPFVQNILHHIDVRKRREMVVLGTVMSSLMFVFVFFL, from the coding sequence ATGGACCCAGAGGCGAGACAAGCAGCCAcatgggagcggctgcgcaaCGAGGCGCGGCAGACAGACCAACTCATTGATCAGCAGCTTCGCAaactggaggtggtggcactTTTCGACGACGAGAAGATCAttggcagcgcagccgcctcgcctTTCACGAATAATGACCCCGACACTTCATGCTCGGCGACCCCAGCTGTGCCGGTACTTAGTTCTAGCGCTCTGCACAGTGGCGGCTTCAGCCCACCCCCAGCGTCCACGATGTTGTTCGAAGATGTGGAGTCCCAGTACCGTGGCGCCGAACGCGACATCGACGAGTCTCTCCGTCGGTTAGAGCAAACCGTGCTGAGCATGGAGGACGCGTGCAGAGAACTGGGCCCTACCTCGACAGCCGCGCGACATACCGAGCGCTTCCGGGGGGTGTTAGCTgagaagcagcagacgcgtcgtcgtcttACGGCAGAGTTCCGACAGAGAAAGGATCGCTATGAGCTGGCTGCATCGTGGCGGGCGGGCGATACGCGACGGCGCATTGCCCCTGGCGACGATGCAGCCAGCGGCGGGGTGCGCATCCTCATTGACGAGCAAGCCTCTATTCAGCACACGCTGAGCCGCGTGAAGGGTTTGCTGGAGCAGGCCGAGGACACGCGAGATCGACTGCGCACGCAGCGTGAGCGCTTCAACGAAATCGGTGACAAGCTGCTGCACATTGCTGAGCGCATTCCATTTGTGCAGAACATTCTCCATCACATCGACGTGCGAAAGCGACGTgagatggtggtgctggGTACCGTCATGTCGTCTCTCATGTTTGTATTTGTCTTTTTCCTCTAG
- a CDS encoding putative zinc carboxypeptidase: MSRSQDVKRKAAYPPPPAYATLRTNVPSFSALQTSARVNAAGGLDGSGTPRQRQRAAERLLLQQQLQAEGVVKAKSDVHSNYGHHGRDSAVFMVAANDARSRVSHPTPGLSNSESIFSSAARPASVSSTLPFGLASVVVQRVKVPEGHGSNQPPTSQPLRRTSMARITSLRPPARLHAHSPPVVAPKVGPRDSLASGVTTAGRVYAASTSPPLSASAEAASAREAHPCDASVPRRNRNRNALLATGISPRPHSGVAVQGSSINSCSSQRSLQHDTPSFITVARHRPNMAPVMLPTQQLLESGYYVASDESANSSFSDTPQSARRISLTSSSSLRTTTQRLDVNSGGAVGEGGSATVATGASLPGVRSLRDSRDPNCSGRGGCSDDNSDSRFEEEKDVGNFDEENEEQAVLTYMDSGVEGSRASGPPSSNKAPPPPLARQGALPADKIGNGTGGNLGDFNVSVEVGDTDYDIGEDPRSRMSASSTLQLHRRGTSSQRNVTYSVRGSAAADWNAPTQTHQPISSSKASGAPPGATATAPTKSTAATAVSSMLSQQHSTGHAPLGSTPSQHFVSCSSHLQSSSTYEEELRERECKQLSLHEAFFLNRSRSMWLVDDHVLAKVLEYVRIMGYEHPALKHDRSKGQPSLWSSSSAIDSPIVLGKPKKATSASSPLVVGTRNVNPQVTQDMHKSPSSATAVVTEEALAQSSSANTPFTLPTAAGGASESAAFVTTQFYLKAGKPRCAGQYVKTSKAAAATHLFLTFSEAMRWIAEQEYVIGTVLLCCARFIGDANTDGTATTGDTVVDTAARHQRRTMLQRRKPCIPLRLHPIHFVASLVCSWFPQWGGISAFARAWETQIRLVLGSASPSHQRFFKCPDDGLLLSSDCEGGNLYRVERTAEPYCFLIWLEPDQGSDKRIWFYFSVVGAKEGRRLRFRLMNAAPHVKLYRQNGMMPVWRDGLSQPNWGPVDSCSFRTTNRDLDGEVSFSVTARNSTETIQIAFCAPYTYANLLCHICHWHALVKSSACDMRFEERVLCRSPEGRKLHLLIVTSRSSCVPASAATEDKKSTADATVSGSQGDAGQSGDGLVTTGGSSSSDWTSPAIGSPTTTTPSGKGKGGAAKEAVRGPYANFASGKKVVLVSGRVHPGEVTASHGVHGLISFLLSSDARAIQLREHFIFFIVPMLNPDGVSRGHSRMDQFGNNLNRCYNDPDAETQPTVLALRRVFEHLQQAYRERFIMYLDFHSHASQSSGFIFGNNLPVSVQHWNLFFPRLVELHARHVFAFSLCRFGRVHMTTKDGTSRVLFGSSLIHSYTVELTHFTDRRLYADDFTAMNNGSNVLFEVTWPPLHRSAGQACPADEDADGAQAATNGAAERSGISTPSCARGVGKWSGSSLPGRGRTCRSNSEGAVGYPTSGSLPRQCPGAAVGSHKHGGWTRVGEHRSGQSSASQTGSAIAPLFLQPISTPTILCQSAEVGQACLLALRDYCSIGARPSPELTMVGGMEAVLRDSKRQVKQDSSKGKKSQSTTTYAGMQPIYKQY; the protein is encoded by the coding sequence ATGAGCCGGTCACAGGACGTAAAGCGCAAGGCGGCGTatccaccgccgccggctTACGCAACATTACGTACAAACGTGCCTTCTTTTTCTGCCCTCCAGACCTCCGCACGAGTGAATGCTGCCGGGGGACTGGACGGCAGTGGAACACCGCGACAGAGGCAACGGGCCGCAGAGCGTCTGCTCTTGCAGCAGCAACTACAAGCAGAGGGTGTGGTGAAGGCCAAGAGTGATGTGCACTCCAATTATGGTCATCACGGCAGAGACTCGGCTGTTTTTATGGTTGCAGCAAATGACGCACGGAGTCGTGTAAGCCACCCCACCCCGGGGTTATCTAACTCTGAATCCATTTTCTCGTCAGCAGCCCGGCCTGCGTCCGTCTCTTCAACGCTACCTTTTGGCTTGGCGTCTGTTGTAGTGCAGAGGGTGAAGGTGCCGGAGGGACACGGGTCTAACCAACCTCCGACGTCGCAACCATTGCGACGGACTTCGATGGCGCGCATCACTTCTTTACGGCCACCCGCACGCCTCCACGCGCACTCCCCACCAGTGGTGGCTCCAAAAGTGGGCCCGCGAGACTCCCTGGCGAGCGGTGTGACTACAGCTGGACGAGTTTATGCCGCCTCAACCTCGCCTCCGTTATCTGCAAGCGCTGAGGCTGCCTCTGCACGCGAGGCACACCCCTGCGATGCATCCGTGCCACGCAGAAACCGTAATCGAAATGCTTTACTCGCTACGGGAATCTCGCCACGCCCACATTCGGGTGTGGCAGTAcagggcagcagcatcaacagctgcagctcgcaGCGCAGTCTGCAACACGACACACCCAGCTTTATCACTGTGGCTCGGCACCGACCAAACATGGCGCCGGTTATGCTACccacacagcagctgctggagagcgGCTACTACGTGGCCTCCGACGAGAGCGCAAACTCGAGCTTCTCCGACACGCCACAATCGGCGCGACGCATCTCTCTGaccagcagctcctctctGCGTACCACAACGCAGCGACTGGACGTgaacagcggcggtgctgttggtGAAGGCGGCTCGGCCACGGTGGCGACTGGCGCCTCCCTACCCGGCGTCCGCAGTCTCCGTGATAGCCGAGATCCCAACTGTAGTGGCCGAGGAGGCTGCAGTGACgacaacagcgacagcagattcgaggaggaaaaagacGTCGGCAACTTTGATGAGGAGAATGAGGAACAGGCGGTGCTGACTTACATGGACTCCGGGGTAGAGGGGAGTCGTGCGAGTGGACCTCCCTCATCGAACaaggcaccaccaccgccgttgGCGCGTCAGGGAGCGTTGCCAGCGGACAAGATAGGTAACGGGACCGGCGGCAACCTTGGGGACTTCAACGTGAGCGTTGAGGTCGGCGACACGGACTACGACATCGGCGAGGATCCGCGGAGCCGCATGTCTGCCAGTTCGACGCTACAGCTGCACCGTCGCGGCACATCATCACAGCGCAACGTGACCTACTCAGTGCGTGGCTCTGCGGCGGCTGATTGGAATGCTCCAACGCAGACGCACCAGCCAATCAGCAGCAGTAAAGCGagcggcgcaccgcctgGAGCGACTGCGACTGCGCCAACCAAGTcaacagcagccactgcCGTGTCAAGTATGCTCTCACAGCAGCACTCGACTGGTCACGCGCCGCTAGGGTCCACGCCTTCCCAGCACTTTGTGTCGTGCTCATCGCACCTGCAGTCGTCGTCCACGTATGAAGAAGAGCTCCGCGAACGGGAGTGCAAGCAGCTTAGCCTCCACGAGGCGTTCTTTCTCAACCGAAGCCGCAGTATGTGGCTCGTCGATGATCACGTTTTGGCCAAGGTTCTGGAGTACGTGCGGATTATGGGGTACGAGCACCCCGCCTTGAAACACGACCGTAGCAAAGGCCAACCATCGCTCTggagtagcagcagcgccatcgacTCTCCCATCGTGCTGGGCAAGCCGAAGAAGGCGACTTCAGCCTCATCTCCCTTAGTGGTAGGTACGAGGAACGTGAACCCGCAGGTGACACAGGACATGCACAAGTCGCCGTCGtctgccaccgccgtggTCACGGAGGAGGCTCTCGCACAATCAAGCAGCGCAAACACCCCATTCACTCTGCCCacagctgctggcggtgcttCCGAGTCCGCAGCGTTCGTAACAACGCAGTTCTACTTAAAGGCCGGCAAGCCCCGTTGTGCTGGGCAGTACGTGAAGACGTCCAAGGCGGCCGCTGCAACACACTTGTTTCTCACCTTCAGTGAGGCCATGCGGTGGATTGCGGAGCAGGAGTACGTTATCGGCACTGTGCTCTTGTGTTGTGCGCGCTTTATCGGTGATGCAAACACCGACGGCACGGCGACTACCGGCGACACCGTGGTCGACACTGCAGCGAGGCACCAACGCCGTACAATGCTGCAGCGCCGAAAGCCATGCATCCCTCTGCGGCTCCACCCGATCCATTTTGTGGCCTCGCTTGTGTGCTCGTGGTTCCCGCAGTGGGGTGGCATATCAGCCTTCGCTCGTGCCTGGGAGACGCAGATCCGCCTGGTCCTGGGCAGCGCGTCGCCATCGCACCAGCGCTTCTTCAAGTGCCCTGACGACGGCCTCTTACTTAGCTCCGACTGCGAGGGGGGGAACCTGTACCGGGTGGAGCGCACGGCTGAACCGTACTGCTTTCTAATTTGGCTGGAGCCGGATCAAGGGAGCGACAAGCGAATTTGGTTCTACTTCTCTGTGGTGGGGGCGAAGGAGGGGCGCAGGCTTCGGTTTCGGCTCATGAACGCGGCACCGCACGTGAAGTTGTACCGACAGAACGGGATGATGCCAGTGTGGCGTGATGGGCTGAGCCAGCCAAACTGGGGGCCCGTGGACTCGTGTTCCTTTCGCACAACAAACCGGGACTTGGACGGCGAAGTGTCCTTCTCAGTGACCGCCCGCAACTCCACGGAAACGATCCAGATCGCCTTCTGCGCACCGTACACGTACGCCAACTTACTCTGCCACATATGCCACTGGCACGCCCTTGTCAAGAGCAGTGCGTGCGACATGCGATTTGAGGAACGGGTGCTATGTCGGAGTCCGGAGGGGCGAAAGCTTCATTTGCTCATTGTGACCAGCCGCTCCAGCTGCGTACCAGCATCAGCGGCGACCGAGGATAAAAAGAGCACTGCGGACGCAACGGTTTCCGGAAGCCAAGGCGACGCTGGCCAGAGTGGCGATGGCTTGGTGACGACAGGTGGCAGCTCGTCCAGTGACTGGACATCCCCTGCCATCGGGAGCCCTACCACGACAACCCCATCCGGGAAAGGCAAGGGCGGTGCCGCAAAAGAAGCGGTGCGCGGCCCATACGCCAATTTTGCCTCTGGCAAGAAAGTTGTACTTGTCAGTGGACGTGTGCACCCTGGCGAGGTGACAGCGTCGCACGGTGTCCACGGCCTCATATCTTTCCTGCTCTCCAGCGACGCTCGTGCGATCCAGTTGCGTGAGCACTTTATCTTCTTCATTGTGCCGATGCTCAATCCCGACGGCGTCAGCCGCGGTCACTCCCGCATGGATCAGTTCGGCAACAACCTAAACCGCTGCTACAATGACCCAGATGCGGAGACTCAGCCAACAGtgctcgcgctgcggcgcgtgtTCGAGCACTTGCAGCAAGCGTATCGCGAGCGCTTCATCATGTACCTCGACTTCCACTCCCACGCCTCGCAATCCAGTGGCTTCATCTTTGGCAACAATCTGCCCGTGTCAGTGCAGCACTGGAACCTCTTCTTTCCGCGATTGGTGGAGCTGCACGCGCGTCATGTGTTTGCCTTTAGTCTCTGTCGCTTCGGTCGCGTGCATATGACCACGAAGGATGGGACCTCGCGGGTGCTGTTCGGTAGCAGTCTCATCCACAGCTACACAGTAGAGCTGACGCACTTCACGGACCGCCGCCTCTACGCGGACGATTTCACAGCGATGaacaacggcagcaacgtACTTTTTGAGGTGACGTGGCCGCCACTACACCGGTCGGCGGGGCAGGCCTGCCCCGCCGACGAGGACGCCGACGGCGCGCAGGCCGCGACGAACGGCGCCGCAGAGAGGTCGGGCATCTCCACCCCGTCCTGTGCACGTGGCGTCGGCAAGTGGTCTGGCTCGTCGCTCCCCGGCCGCGGGCGGACATGCCGGTCGAACTCTGAGGGGGCGGTGGGTTATCCCACGAGTGGCTCCCTGCCCAGGCAGTGccccggcgccgccgtgggGAGTCACAAGCATGGTGGCTGGACCCGGGTCGGCGAGCACCGCAGTGGCCAGTCTTCTGCTTCTCAAACTGGCAGTGCCATCGCGCCGCTGTTTCTGCAACCCATCTCCACTCCCACTATCCTTTGTCAGAGTGCGGAGGTAGGGCAGGCGTGCCTgttggcgctgcgcgactaCTGCTCCATCGGGGCCCGTCCGTCGCCGGAGCTGACGATGGTTGGCGGCATGGAGGCCGTGCTGCGTGATTCGAAGCGCCAAGTCAAGCAAGACTCATCGAAGGGCAAGAAGTCCCAGTCAACCACCACCTACGCCGGAATGCAACCCATCTACAAGCAGTACTAG